In Phaseolus vulgaris cultivar G19833 chromosome 7, P. vulgaris v2.0, whole genome shotgun sequence, the genomic stretch TACCAGCCCCACCAGAAGTGGCCTTGCCCCGAGCGGACAAGACCTTGGACAGCTTCTTCCGTTTCTCATCACCTAGCGCCATGTCTGCACCAAAGAGAAAGAGTTGTGAGTCAAGCATACCATGAAAATAGTATAAGAACAGTTTGTAAAATACGCAAGAAGAAGCAGCATAAACAGAAATAGAGAGTTGGGGTTAGTAAAGAAGGGAGTACTCCTATACCGATGCAGCGACTCAGTGCAACGGGGTCGTATTCATGTTTGATCAGCTTAGCAGTATTAAACACTACCCCCAAGCTAGCCAAGACTTGGCATATCTCGCGATCAGCCGAGGTTAGCTCGTCCAAAGTCTTGGCTTTCCTCATCTTCAATTCCcctacccaatacaaggggaaaccatcCAGGGCAGTAGGGTCGGCTTCAGAGCTACACACTCTGAAGAATTTTCCTCTCAACCCCTTgtatgattgctggaagagAGTCAAAATTatcctcccagcaatcccactGAAGCTGACTCAGATTTTTCCTAGGGCCCTTTGCCTcgaagaagtggaggaagacgTCCACTGGGGGTAACACCCGAAATAGCTGAAGAGAATGCCAAAGGCCCTGATgaaggcccagctattggggTGTAGTTGGGCTGGGGCCACGTTTATCTCTGTCAGAAGCTCCCTTTCGAAGCTTGTAAAGGGAAGGCGTTGTCCAACGCGCTGGAATACTGACtgatagaaaaagaagaatGGTTCCCCACCATTCGAGTGATTATCCACGCAGACAGGTTCGCCCGCTGTGCAGGGACGAACAGATATATAAGCGTCGTGCCTTCTCCCAAAGTCTCTACCCTTGCACCCGGGTTCGTTGTTTAAATGGTCCCTCCAATCAGAAAAGGAAGTTAGGGTCGAGGTTTCGGCGAGCAGCTCGTCGGAAGCCCAAGAATATAAGGGTTTGTAATTAACGCTGGGAGGTGGTGGATTGGCGGTGGTTTTGGTTCGCACCATGTCTCAACAAGGGAAGctgggaagaagaagaacaaaggtTTAGCAAACAGAGGCTATGGTGTGAAAGTGGAATAAAACCCAGAAAaaccctacccacacgagaaAAGTCCAGAGAACAGGGAACGAAGAAATGAGAGGAAAGCGTAAATGCGAGAatttaaacagtcccaggcagtaaCATCAGTACATAAAGTCAAGAATAAAGAGGCATCAATGCAGAAAATTCATACCTTTTGATGATTGAAGAAGTGAAAGTCTTGGTTTTGAGAAGAGAAATCAGAGAAAGCTTTGAGAAGGAAGACGAAGAAAGCAAGTGAGAGCGTATGTGATGGAATAGTGTCTGAAGTGCGCATTTTTGAAAGGTTTAACGTAAACTTGAGAAGCGCAAGAGACGTTAAGTCACGACCGTGCAATTGGGCCACGTGTTGATAAATTACCGTGTGTGCCAAAGTGTCACGTCGTAGCGCAGAAACGTCTTGTCAATAGAATGCCACGTAGGAcggtagggcgaggccttagtcttttcgttgTTAGCAGAATAAGGTCGTTTTCACACTTTACACACAAGTGATCTGAGAACGGGAGAGAGAATTCAGTTACGATTCAGCTACGCGTTTCCTGAACACGGTGTTTATGGTGTTCTATTACGGAGGTGCAACGGTGTTTTCTacccttactgacttgagcgtcggagtgcaaacggccgcgagggcgcccatttgtctcTTTGTTTCAGGTATTCACTGCGGCGAAGGGTTAAGATTTAAACAAAGACAAAGGAGTCCTTGATACGCAGCTCATAGCTACGCACGAAGGCAATCTGGTCAACTGGCAGGAACAACGCTCTTTATAGGAAAACACCTTTGGTCCACCACATTTACTGCATAATTTTGCATCATATACAGACAGAGCACTTGCAAAAAAACTTCAGATCTATATTAGCTAAAGAGCCTTTCTTGGCTACTGATATGTGTTGACTTTATACTTGCTCCAGTGCTAAATTTTCTTTAAGACAACCCTTACATAGGCCATTGGTGCCTTGACAGCAACACCAACAAGCATGACAACATTGACAAAAATGGCTTTGGCCATTAGTTGCATCCTTCCTTCCTTTGGTGGTCCACATTCTTAATTCTCATATAGTATTGTCATTGACAACACAGTTCCCCTCTAACATGGTTTTCAAAGCTGTAGAAAAAGTACCAAGAAAGCAGTTGCTAACAATTTAAAAGCATCTTCATCAGGTTCCAAAGTATCCATGAATAACCCCTTCATAAAActtcaccagcttgacaccctTTTCTCATGCAAACAACAACACTTTTTCCATTTCAACGTCTGTGTCTAACTAGAAAACGAGCTCCTCATAGTTGAACCTGTTGTTGTATACTTTCTAGATCATTATTATGAATTCTTCTTCCAGCcttgcttcctgcacccattATTACCTCCTTTTTCCAGCGTATACATTGGATGCATTGATTTGGGTTCAGGTGCCAATCCGAAAATGCATACGAAAAAGAGCGCACCTTGTATTTCAACAAAAACCATGCAAGGAGTTGAGTTGATTGGAAAAAAATTTCTGCATATGGAACCTCTTGCTTAAAGACAACTCTATTCCTCTTCTCCCAAATACAATGTACAATTGCTACCCGCATTCCCTTCCGCACCTGATTTTTCTTAACTGACATATGTATAAGATAAAAGTTCTCAGGGTGACACTTCAATTCCTTATGTTGGAAAAACATAACACCTAACCACCTGAAGCATGTAGACCAAACTCGTTATGCAATGGCACAATCCAAGAAAAGATGTTGGGTGGATTCTTCTGACTCCCTACAAAGTGCACATATAGTAGAATTTATTGCCACCCTTCTTTTGAGAAGGTTAATACTAGTTGGGATTCTATCTAGTAAGATTCTCCACCCAGTGATTAGGGCTTTAGGCATTgcttttgcttgccataggttGGAAAAAGATCCATCCATTGGACCATTGGTTTGGTTAGCCAAGCGAACATAAGCTGATTTCACATAGAAGACCCTTGTGGTATCCCCTCCCCAAACAAGATGATCCTTGGATTCCTTGTTCATGTCACCCCTATTTATGTGCGTAAATAAATCTTCCTCCAAACCCAATTCCCATTAAAACATATCCCTCCTCGAATTTAGCTGCCATTGCTACCAGAATCCTCCCAAAAGCCTACCTTACCCACCTTCTTGCCTTGTTCCATAAAAAGGGAGTAAAGTCTAGGAAACAAAGACTTAAGGCTAGAGTAATTGACCCACGCATCCTCCCAAAACCTAACATTCTCTCTGTCCCCAACTTTCCAAACAATAGCTTTTTGGAACCAACCAttgttcctgtcggttgactcgattACCTTCGTACATCTACGACGATCACACGCCAAATTATCTCTGCCTTCGTTTGTTCCTTTcttcgatcaaacacctgaaaatgcaaagacaaagggcgccctagaagtcgtttgcactccgacgctgaAGTCAGTATAGCACTAGGAAACACCGAAAGTAAGCTGTAAAAGGCTCTCTGTGTAAACTGTGTGTGTATCAGCGTAAAGCTGCGTAAAACTTGTGTACCTTATTAGGTTTgatactaccctttatatactctaggaTTTTCGCTGTTTCCGCTAACCATAATTAGGGTTACTGAGGGTACGCCTTAGTGTcgctatcacccactcttagggcaatctagcgcgtaGGGCTCCCTTattggagtgcaacctctaacgggatgaccacctgggtaccaacttgtgcacctaatctctggggtCATCCGTcttgggagtgccctagctgttcacgtgccatgcatgcaactcacCCCTGGAATGTGACCCTCACGGGTCGTATCTCttccagtggctctttacttgcgttacgcctgaacgcgtcatccacaccgcacgcatggacccctcgtgatctagggTTCTTTctaactgataactggtgtgtggtctaggatccacctctcgtggccaaGCTCGCTGTTTGAGTCTCTGATGTCCGATGTCACATCACCCTCACTATATTGCTAAGTACACATCAGTACATCCTGGTGATCGACGCCTGACCACTCCTCGGCACCTTGGCTCACGTGTCTTGGAGACACTGGCCCATGCCACTCGTGGGACCCAACTTACGTGGCCCCATAATCATTAATAGCGATCAACGACGTccaaggactggtcggtacacaagcccccagtctcgagttgtAACTttttcagcgaagagactaagtcctcGCCCTGGCAACCTACGTGGCTCTGCGTGACGGGACGTGAACAGTGCACCGAAGTGACGCTTCTCTGTGCCCGCTTTAATTTGCGCACACGTGTCTTGATCAACGACCAAGACTTAATGTCGCTTGCGCATCTTAGTTTACGTTGAGCGTTCAAAAACGCGCGTTTCgatcactgttccatcactttcagAAATCTCTTGCAcgcttcatcttcttcttcgaaCGCTCTTGCTTTCTCTTTTGCGAAAAACCAGGACTTTCAACTTTCATCAGTTAAAGGTACGATTTTTATCCATTGATCGCCCTTGTTTCTTGATTTCGCACTTTGATAACTGCCTGAGACTGTTTaatttccttgcattttaagcTTTCTCTGTTCTTTCCCCCTCtgtccttgtttttcttttcctttcttgCTTTTTAGCTTTCTTCAAGATGGCTCAAACGAAAACAACTTCCAACCCTCCACCCAACGTAGATTACAGAgtcttgtacccttgggcctctgCCGAACTTCTCACCGAGACCTCTACACTCACTTCCAGTATGGATGTGACGAAACATTGGGACGACGAGCTTGACTGTATAGGGTGCGTCTTTGGGCAAGAAAGCAATGCCTATGTCTCTATCCGCCCATGTGCTAAGGGCGAACCTGTATGCGTTGACGACCAGGTCAACGAAGGAGagcccttcttcttcctctaccaaATTGTCTTTAAACGGATG encodes the following:
- the LOC137829152 gene encoding uncharacterized protein — encoded protein: MNKESKDHLVWGGDTTRVFYVKSAYVRLANQTNGPMDGSFSNLWQAKAMPKALITGWRILLDRIPTSINLLKRRVAINSTICALCRESEESTQHLFLDCAIA